Below is a genomic region from Enoplosus armatus isolate fEnoArm2 chromosome 10, fEnoArm2.hap1, whole genome shotgun sequence.
GTCAACGGGCTGAAACATGAAGGTTAAATCTTGTATGTAACCAGTATTGGAACGGGAAGGGATTGTACACATTCAACAGTTATGTGATAGCATGGACACATACAAATCACAATGTTAATTTTGGGAGTTTGACCTTTCCTGTATACAAGTCTAACCTGACGCTTCATCAAAGCAATtgcactttttctctcctgatacAGATTCCGATACCTAAACTCACTATTAATCAATatgtcaatcaatcaagtttatttgttaCAATCatggtacaatcacagtgaaatgtaatccctccagttccttcaatttgtccattaaaaagttttaaaagaataagaatagtaataaacataaatgtatgtgttgtatATGTGTTAATATATGTGCTGTACCAATCTGATACCTGTAACATTGTTTTAGGCTTGTGCAAACTTTAATTGCATTGTTCCAGAAAGCTTAGAAAAATTGCAATGTTACAATTTAATAATGACCGTGACTAAGAATGAGCATTTAATGTGGATCGGTCACGTCTTGCCGGTGCATGATCTGTTTAATAATGTCATCGGAATATTGGGTCAGTGCTTCACGAGTGTTTGGATGTCCCTCATGTTCCAAAGCAAGCAAATCCACTTATTGTGATCAGGCTGCTCCATGCCTGTCACAACATGTCTGTTTGTATGTAGTAAatcatctcctctctttctctttttcttactctctcttctttttttttttgttgcattctCAGTCCCAGACGATCAGAATTTGAAGGTGTACAGAGCTGAAGCTAACTGGGGCCTGATGCGTTTCTCTGATGCTCTGACAGACCTCGACTACCTCTGCTGCCTTCGTCCCAACTGGACTGAGGTGAGAGACAGGATAGTGTTGGCCGGCCGcattgtgtctttctctgcacAGCACGAACAAATCTGTAGAAGCCTCCGCACACGTCTGCTGAGTTCCCTCCACCGGTTGGTTTTGTTACATGCATGTAATGGCACACACGAAACCACGAAGAAaaactgcttcttttttttttaatctgtcttttcatatttcacttCAGCGTGCAAAGCTGACCCCTTTAGAGCgattttctctgcttttattgaTGTTATGTCATTCACACAGTTATGCAAACAGCTACTTATGTCATAATGTCATTTAATAACTTCGTGTCAGTGGGTGGCTCACTGCAAAAGCAGAAATGCCCACCGTGTCTAATCttttatattgtttcatttatttctagAGATGTGTTATATCACTtacaaatgtcacattacattacactgtTAAATCATTTAACTGACCGCGATATGTGATGCAAATGACAATCAAAAAATTAGAAAATTAAAAGTGTTAACCTACTTCAACATGATTCAGATGAACTTATTGATGACATTGAATTATATGTTCTCTATAGTGTTGTGCTGACTTCACTGTTCTGTTTGTGCAGGGCTTCTTTCGTAAAGGGAATGTACTGCTGGAAATGGGTCGGCAGACAGAAGCCCTCATCCAGTTCCACCGTTGCCTAAACCTTCAAGCTGACTTTGTTCCTGCAAAGAGCCAGATCAAGAAGGTTTGTTTATCTCACTGACTGCTCATCAGAGGCTAATTTCATGGAAACCTACACCAAAACTTTAATTAGAAGCTGTGGGGTCTGACATAGAAAATGGCGACAAATGATGAGTTTGAATTGATTAATAGATCTGAACAATGTCATAACTGTGtgattttctcatttcttttcattactaTTCATAGGTCACATCATGGTTCACATGTTCAGAAACTAGACTTAACCTTTCATGGTCGTCTGCTCTGATTACAGATTGTTTCCAGTATGTGTGGGTGCAATTATAGATCGAGATTTTCCATTAATTGTtcatttagcttagctttggtttatttcttttagtttgagtttgtgtgGGGTTATGGTAGTGTGAATGTTTTCCTCCTACCtataattattaaattattgttgttattattatcattagtagtagtactagttgTGATGGCTGTAATAGTAGAAGTATTGATACTTCTTAACTTCTTAAAAACCTACCACAGTTCTGTCAAACAATGTCTTTAATTTTAAAAATTGTATCGCATGTTTACATCCACATTTAACTTAAAATTGTATTTCCGATTGCAACATCAATTGTCACTCTTTTCATTTGACAAGTTCACAGCGCTTGTGGAAACAAGCACATTTATCTTAATacctttttatttgtatcaTGACATGGACTCAAATGGCAGATACTTGAGGCAGGGGGCATGGCAGTGCCGGACGAGGTGTCCTGCATCCTGCAAGTGGTGTCCGAGTACCTAAAGGAGCCCTGCCCCATTACCAGCCTCAGTGGCTCCCAGGGGCCAACTCACCCCGAGGGCCTCAAACATCCCCATGGggatgagggagagggaaaagggaggagagaggcacaCCCGGTAAGCTCTGCACACTGGATGAGGAGAGTGTTGTTATGCACActttgtgggaggtgtgtgaATACAAATATACCGTGAATCCAAACCGATAACTAATTGTGTGTCTTCAGGGCTCCAAGGTGAAGCATGACGCGGGCACTGAGTGCTGCCTCAGCCTCTGCCAAGCTGtttccttcctccctgctgctgaagaggatgaggagatgaTGACGAGGAAGGAAGATGGGCATAGCAGGGGTACGCACACACGCATCATCGTCCTCATCATGCATCATCTTCATTGTCACTACAAACAGCTTTACCATAACACCCACCAGatgttttgaaaaatgcatCATAACTGCCACTTCTTCTTCAGTCGGGCAAACTCAGCATGAAGCTTAAAAgtgactgtgtgtctctctcgctctctctccctcttagATGAAAGTAGTCACCGCAGGGAGAAAGCTCTGGGTGTTCTCACCGTGTCAGACTTTGAGTGCCCTCTCTGCATTAGGTCAGTGTGCTGGAGTACTTGCTCTGATCAATAATGCATTGCTGTCTGTACCTGTAGAGTCACATAACAGGCCGATTCTGTTCTTGCTCTCCGCTCTCTCTGGTTAATGTTTAGCACCCATGCTACTGCACAACTCAAGCAGTCCCACCAGACTTACAGCTACTGTACAAATAGCATACATATTCTTCCTCAGCTGGGGCTGTTTTTAACTGAAGCTCatgtcttcctctgtcctcctgaaGGTTGTTTTTTGAGCCAGTCACTACTCCCTGTGGCCACACCTTCTGTAAAAACTGCATAGAGAGGAGTCTGGACCACAACCTCCGCTGTCCACTCTGCAAACAGCCACTACAAGAGGTGACCACCCACAGATACCTTTCATGCGTCTTTTTTCAGCACATCTCCACTTTAAAAGCTGCTTAATTTTTAATGCATTGTGACAATAACACCAAACTGAGTTCAGGCAGGGTGAGATGCATCACTCCTCTACTTCAGCTTTGCAACAGTTTGATTTTCTGCAAATCACACTTGATTTTTCAGACACCTCTCACATGCTAACACATTCACATAAAGTTACAGGACAAGAGAACGTCCTGGTTCCTCATTCCTCTGTTTTGCTTGTGATCATATGTATGATGAATAACACTGTTGTATcagctgtgtgtatgcataCTAAATTAATGAAGCAATATTTTATACCCATAAATGCATGGCAGGACTGTCTAAAATTATACTTTGTTGCACCAAAGTGCAAAGTACAAACATGGTGgtgctttttatttcttgcaATACAGTAAATTGTTTGACTGTAGCATTTTTGGAATATTAATAGTGTTATATATAATTGCTTATAAGCATcataatattgttattatagcTGATCGCTCTCGCTTTTCTCTTCCcagttctttaaaaacaggaagtacaaCCCCACAGTTCTGCTTCAGGACATCATGACCAGACTTTTTCCCTCACAGTTGGCTGAGAGGAAACAGGTCCATGATGCCGAGATGGCCGAACTGTCCAAGTAGGCGCCTACCTCACACAATCTACAGTCGTGATTCATTGTAGCGACTTTATTCGCGCCATTTTCTCACActtctttcctttatttctttttatctccatCTTCTGTTGCcccttgtctgtctcttcctctgtagTCTTACTAAGGACATCCCTATATTCGTTTGCACGGTGGCCTACCCTGGAGTGCCCTGCCCTCTGCACATCTTCGAGCCTCGGTATCGGCTGATGATGCGTCGCTGCATGGAGACCGGCACCAAGAAGTTTGGCATGTGCAGCTATGAGCACGGGAAGGGGTACGCAAATTATTTCTTGTCTTATCCAAACTATTTATTTGAAAATTGTGGATTTGAGTAGATGATAATTGGGCATAAAAATATAGCCGGTTCTGAACGAGGTGAGGCCCTGTGCATTTCCACAGGTGTTTACAGTTATTTTGGCCAGACTGTCTGGGCATGCAGAGACTGTGTTTGACATTTCCCTAACGTGAAGCTCACAGCAGGCTAGGTGGAGCCTGATGGGATTGTCGGCGATGCAGCACAGTGGGCAAAGTTTAAATCAGTCATACTTGACCCTTGAGTGGGTGGGAAATAGCAGCATGGTCACCAATCTGGCGTGAGATCTGCTGTGCGAATTCAGCCCCACCAGTTCCTTGTTCCACTGTATGCTGTTGCATGATTATATCCAATGATCTAAACTAAtattaaaatatgcaaataattTTTCTGCAGTTCATTCTGTTGATTATGCAAGTTTATAAACCTTTTGTGCAATTCTGCATCATTCCCCACATTGCATGTTATAATATTTCCTTAAAACGTATGAGATTACGCTATAACATAAATGGCAATGACAAGACACTTTGCAGAGCTTATACCAAAATGAGGTATTTCATGTGAAaagttttgattaaaaaaaatcagtgtcaGTGAATGGGAGGCAGCAGCTGTGTCCTGCTGAGGTAAACCAAACTCTGATCAATCAGGGGTTGACAGGCTTTTTAAACTCTATTTAAAAGGTTTCAAATTCTTTATATAAATGATTTTTGCATCACAATATGTATGTACTTGTATACTTTCAAAGGAGGGTGTTGATGGTCCCtagaaaaaaaggcacaaaatataaaaagcttgaatacatttttggcTCAAAATGAAATGACCTTCTTTACACTACAATGAATATTAGATTATATATATTAGTACTGAGACATCAAAATGCAGTAAtgcaatataaaacatttattttgcctgATAGCGCAAGAGATGAATTCTGATGTATGAATTTAAGACTCTCATGGTTTTGCCTCATGTGCCTCAGGTTTGCAGACTACGGCTGCATGTTGGAGATCCACACTCTGGAGCTGCTTCCTGATGGACGATCCTATGTGGACACAGTGGGTGGCAGCAGATTCAGGGTGCTTAAGAGAGGCCAGAGAGATGGCTACCACACCGCAGACATAGAGTACTTGGAGGACCTCAAGGTCAGGGTCGCAGAGATCACAAACCGAAGCAACACTGAAGATGCACACTGAAAATATAtgacctctctgtctcttgacTTTTTTCTTGTCAATGCATCCTCTTTCTCCCAGGTTGATGGTAGTGAGTTGGAGCTTTTGCAGCATCTCCATGACAGCGTGTACCAGCAGGCTCAGGACTGGTACCAGCGCCTTGGCAGCCGCATCCGCGAGCAGATCAACAGACAGTACGGCATCATgccagagaaggaggaaaacatTCAGGTTGGAGCCTTAGAATAAGTGTGATTCTTACTGTGACTCTAATTCTGAAACGTTTCTCCAACAGTGTCCAGGAACCACTGAgcatttatttatctgtgttttttgcCGTCCACCTCTGAAATGATAATGTTTCCTCACTGACCATTTATTTGgtttataatttttttatttattttttcacttaagTGTTTCCTAAGGTTAATGCATCCCAGACTTTTTACATCATCAAACCCATGTG
It encodes:
- the lonrf4 gene encoding LON peptidase N-terminal domain and RING finger protein 1 → MDMLECPLCLFLMCEPVTMSCGHTFCRSCVGCYLPSKCPSCKERLKQREVKSMKNNVLLISVVEKCCPDETKVKCHVQEKLKANEFTEALRIANEGLDLVPDDQNLKVYRAEANWGLMRFSDALTDLDYLCCLRPNWTEGFFRKGNVLLEMGRQTEALIQFHRCLNLQADFVPAKSQIKKILEAGGMAVPDEVSCILQVVSEYLKEPCPITSLSGSQGPTHPEGLKHPHGDEGEGKGRREAHPGSKVKHDAGTECCLSLCQAVSFLPAAEEDEEMMTRKEDGHSRDESSHRREKALGVLTVSDFECPLCIRLFFEPVTTPCGHTFCKNCIERSLDHNLRCPLCKQPLQEFFKNRKYNPTVLLQDIMTRLFPSQLAERKQVHDAEMAELSNLTKDIPIFVCTVAYPGVPCPLHIFEPRYRLMMRRCMETGTKKFGMCSYEHGKGFADYGCMLEIHTLELLPDGRSYVDTVGGSRFRVLKRGQRDGYHTADIEYLEDLKVDGSELELLQHLHDSVYQQAQDWYQRLGSRIREQINRQYGIMPEKEENIQASSNGPAWCWWLLSVLQLDPAYQTTVLSLSSLKDRLGHLRLVLEYFSQS